The following nucleotide sequence is from Solanum dulcamara chromosome 7, daSolDulc1.2, whole genome shotgun sequence.
ttagaatgttaattaattattaaagttGTTTTTCTAAAGGGGAAGTTAATCTTGTTTGCAGTTAGTGAAGGATGGATATCAGTGGAGGAAATATGGTCAGAAAGTAACAAGAGACAACCCATCTCCAAGAGCTTATTTCAAGTGCTCTTTTGCTCCTACCTGCCCAGTCAAAAAAAAGGTACTACTAATTAGTAAAATTTTACAGCCTAATGAACAAGTTTACTCAATCAGAATTAACATATTCTTACTTTATAATGTGCTACTTcattgataatatatatattttttggttaGATACTTCATTGATAATGTTTATTCAAAGTAAAACCAGCGctgaaaaatatgaaatttgcaaaaccaaaaaatgatttcaatagttttttttttttaatgttttgatTGTTAATTCAATTTTCCTGATGGTTAAATTAGGATTTAATTAGAGGTGCAGCAGaaatatatcaaatatcccAAGTCAGTTTCGATTAGGAAACAACTGAACAATTAGTAGGAGTAATTAAATAATTAGCTAACCCAACTCAATTTCCTTGAAGTTTCTTAGTTGCAGCTtccatatattttttgtatttggtGGCCAGATTTCACAGCCAGATTTGTAGATTTAACTGAACTTAATTAAACTATAGTATTATTTTCGATTTGAAGTATgtataaacatgaaaaaataataatatttcactTCTCTATCTAAttgtaaatatattttaaggTTGTAACACGTATTTCCATAAGTAAACATCAAGTACAAAGTGTAATTTACTATATCCACTTTAATAGCAAATGGTAAAACTGAAAGAAATAAGTTTtgaattcaaatatatatatatatatatatactagtatAGTTCACAAATTTGTGTTttctagttttattttatttttctaacaaTGAGGTATGTGGTGTTAAATTTGTCAGGTGCAAAGAAGCGTGGAAGACCAATCGATTTTAGTAGCAACATATGAAGGAGAACACAATCATTCCAAAATAGATACTTCAGGCTCCGTTACAACAACTTCCCCGTCTAGCCGTTTAAACCCGAAAAGTTATCTTTCGAGTAATTATACTACTCTCATCAACACACCAGGACCAAGACCAACCTTAACTCTTGATTTGGCTGAACCAAAAACATTACTACAAAATGACCCCAAAAAAGTGAATAGCAATACAAGTACTAGTAGTGCAAGTGGTCACAAGCGCAAATCACCAGGAAATGATCATCATCAgcaacatcaaaataaaccaGAGTTTCAACAATTCTTGATAGAGCAAATGGCTTCTTCATTGACCAAAGATCCAAGTTTTCAAGCAGCTTTAGCCGCCGCCATTTCAGGAAAATtcttacaaaataataataatattaatcacATCGATAAGTAAGTAAGTAATTACTATATTATTGATGAGAGCTTGTTCAATGTTTTTCAAGTTGACACATTGAAATGTTCCAGAGAAAGACAGCCACCCCCACCCCAAGTTGACACTAGGATATGTTGTTAAAATGTACATAGTGTTATTACTATAATTGTCTTTTTGGGGGAACAGTAGCCAGTAGGTTGGACTAGGAAGTGCACGTGGAAATGGAATGGGCTAATTTTCTATAGCAGCCTATATTAGTTAGGTCTCAATTTGCGCCTGTCAGTCTCACAAGATTGAGACTTTGGTGGCCTTTATATTAAATTGTGGAATTTGGTCATTTATGCAATTtgctaaaataaaaatttacaatAATTTGATATCTGGTCCTTACTTATTGTGTAGACtatatgtatatgcatatttGGTACTATATCCTTTTAACTTTCGCAAACAAACATCTACTCCATCTCTAACTTGTTATGTACTCTTTTAGGCGTATGAACAAAGTCTTATATTTGATAGTCtggaaaaataaaagatacaTATAAGGTGTAAGAATTACTCTCTTATTTGTGTGAGCATTTTAGGCAAAACTGTGCAAATTTGGTCCAAATGTGGATAATATTATGGgacaattttaaatatgtacaataaactaattagctTACAACATATAcagtcatgttttatttacataaaaaatagtcaaaatcgTAGGAAATATATAGTGACTATATAATATAGCTTGCCAACAGTCATAGAAAGTAGACACTgactatacaaatatatattacttatacatgagttatacactgaatatacattatgatacactctatacatgaaatatacaccaAATATATATCGAgtgactatttttttaaaataaccgAATGACCATCTAGTGTAATTATCTCTAATATTATATCACATAAGAATATCTATGAATGGTTTTAGCCCACCAAGCTCATTTGCTACTTGTTTTTTTAATTGGTTTCTGTTCAATTGGCCTAAAGTCAAGAAATGGAGGCCATGTTGAagtcaaaagaagaaaagaccACACGTAAAACTGAATTTCTGGTTCATTGGAGAAAGGAGAATGTACTTGACCCGGATTTTAGGAGAATATATATTTCTTGTGCTTAGAATCAAAATAGTTCAAGGTTTCTAAATGTTAACATCAGCCACTTGATTTTATTGTTTCAATTTTTATATGGCATTGAAAAGACAAGTAATTTCTTCTAGTGGTGGAACAAAAAATACCCCAacatattaattataatttcacAAGTGGAATTACACAACCTTATTCCTACCTTGTGaagataataaatattttcccGAAAGACCTAACTCAAATTAAAAGAAGTAGTAGTTAAGTATTAGTCAATGACAATCCCCTGAGTTGGTCTTTGACTATCAATAATCTATACATCATGCATTTCAGTTGCCACATTGTAGTCCAGCCAACTCTAATTTTTCCCCCCTTAAAACCTACTTCACCTTGCTCATTTTGGGCTTGTCCTGTTACATTAAGAtttcaattaaaattatatactCTCTCCTCGCTAATTCCTGTTAACTTTTCATCTTTTCCATCCCCGTCCCCTTGCGATCCCTACTAGATAGATGCAGATAGATTATAGTCTAAGATGTACACAGCAATGGTAAAAATAATAAGCATGGTCATTTGTACACAAGCACTTGCCACCCTTTCAACTGTATCGCAACCAAGAGCGCAAAGCCACCAAATCTACCAGGAGTATAAATTACATTGCACTACTACTTTGAACACATTTCACTACGTCGATAAATTGAAGTCATCAATAGCTCTTATAAGGCCCATCTCAGTTTCATCCTTGAGCTGTTCCTTCACTTCAGTCTTGGCTGCAAGGCCATCATCTTTATCCTTTCCATCACTTGCAGCTACACAATCATGAAATCTGAAGCAACTAATGAGATGGTCATTTGTGATTCCAG
It contains:
- the LOC129893850 gene encoding probable WRKY transcription factor 40: MEFTSLVDTSLDLNFKPLRVPDELPKQEVESNFIGLGRDLMPVKDEAGDLLEELNRVSAENKKLTEMLTVMCQNYNSLRNQWTEYLSKQNSSTSGGDHDQNSDGLKKRKVENNNNNNNEIVKSSVQELNSENSSSDEDSSTKKPREHIKTKTSRVYMQTEASDTSLLVKDGYQWRKYGQKVTRDNPSPRAYFKCSFAPTCPVKKKVQRSVEDQSILVATYEGEHNHSKIDTSGSVTTTSPSSRLNPKSYLSSNYTTLINTPGPRPTLTLDLAEPKTLLQNDPKKVNSNTSTSSASGHKRKSPGNDHHQQHQNKPEFQQFLIEQMASSLTKDPSFQAALAAAISGKFLQNNNNINHIDK